The genomic segment tttagaatcagGATGCCACTTACAAAAGCATGAATATAAAATACCTACATTTCTGTATGACTTCAAtcccccaaaatacaaaatacaatagAAGTTAAAGATAACACAGTATATTGAAGGAAACACTATGTCGATTAGAAAAGTGAATATTATAAACAAGCTAATCTTTGAAAATTAGAGAATAAATGCAGTCACAAACAATCCCAcgagaggcttttttttttcctgatggctTTATTGAAGGGTCATGTACAAAGTATAAATTTCATccacttaaaatgattaaaaatcaatgatgtttagtatattcacagagttacaaccatcaccactactgaaatttagaaagttttcatcatgacagaaagaaactttctatcAATTAGTGGTCATCTCCTATTTCCACCTCCCTTAGGCattggcaaccactattctactttctgtctccatgggtTTGACTGTTCTTGATACTTCACAGAAACTGACTCATAAAACATGCAACTTTTAGAAAGGCTGAATACCATAAATATCATGTTGTGAAAAACGAGCCTGACACGAATGCTGGGATATCTGTACTTTAGTAATTGTGTGTATCCTACTTCAATAATTGACTTAGAATTTTCTTATTAGAGCAAATAACATAATTCATTTCAAGATTTATGCAatcatattatttctattttaagaaatataaaatttatctgaTGCACTGCAAATGCAAACGCTTTACTTCTAAAGCTTATGCTTACAATGATATATTTTTGAAGATCCACACTCGTCTGAAAAAAGTCCACGTACATGTAGCATTGCACAGTTATGTTCAGCATTATCTGACTCTTTTATCCTGTAATGGAAAGAAATCCATATTCTGTTACATTTTAGGCAAATGATTCATGAGACAAAAACATTTTCCATGTACTGTAAGAAAAGAACTTTATGGAAAAGGGCAATTAAATTTCTCATAATATTAGTAAGAGTCATTATTCTGAACACTCAATAGCGTGGTTCCCCTTCATCCACGGGTGATATGTTTCAagaccccagtggatgcctgaaacggCAGATAGTACAGAACCTATAGAGAGATTATGTTTTCTCTACACATTCATAACTATGATAAAGTATAATTtctaaattaggcacagtaaaagATTGACAACAATAACTACCAATAAAAATTATAGCAATATGCCAACAGCACTACTACTGTGCTTTGAGGATATTCTTAAGAAAAAAGTAAGCATggctttttaataaaaacaagttcTGCAATTCCCTGAGAGTCCATCTCAAGCTTGTCCAACTCGCTGCCCATGGGCCGCACGtgacccaggacagctttgaatgcggcccaacacaaatacataaactttctgaaaacattctgagatctatatatatacatttttagctcgtcagctatcattagtgttagtgtattttatgtgtgggcCAAGactattcttcttcttccaatgtggcccacaGAAGccaaagattggacacccctggtccATTTGATAACCAAGAGGGTTACTAGGTGACTAATCAGTGGGTAGACATTATGGACTACTATgatcttttgtaaaatatttatgtcaACATTTCACTAACTTTCCACATCTTTCTTCATGTCAATGAGTccacatatatttattcatattattctTCTGAATTtaccatttatatatatttttatatagcacCATACAAAACAACTTACTCATGTTTGAAAGTCAAACCGTTGATTGTCACCCATGGATGATGACTGCTGTCACGAAACACATCAATCCATGAGGAAGATAAAATGGAGGTcagaaatttctaaaagaaaaggaagatttttcacttaaataataattatgaaaacattataaaagcaatatattaAAGTTGAAAACCACTATTTGCAGTAccaaaatttttcataaatgtttataattttgatataaatGAACTCTTCAACATTTATACTTAGTACTTTCATTCTTATTGTCATGTTAATAAGGACCTTTTAATTCTTGCATTATAATAGTGACCACAATTGACCAAATAAACCCAGGAAGGATTTAATAAGTTTAGTGATACTGCGCATTCATTCCTCCAGATACTGTGACTAAATCAATCTATTTTTGTACTGTATTTCCCAGAGTTGGAGATTTAGAAGAGAAATGAGAGGTTGTCATTCGGAAATAAATGACATAGAAGCTACAGATTGGGTTTTCTGGGCACCACACCATTCTTTAACTAGATAAGCCCTCACTTTTAACTGATTTGGTTTTGGTGGAATAACAGTGGTCCTGACCGGGTGGTGTAGACTCATCTCTCTCTGGTACTCCCGGCTAAAAACAATTATAACCCTGTGattaatgaaagataaaaacaatgGAGAACTCTGAAAGGCGGAAAGAGATAGATGACATTGTCTGGGACCCTAGCATCAGGGATCAACAAAGTGTCCAAGCGAGCATGTGAAGTCCCCCATCCGACAGAAGAAGGTGACCTAGGCCTGCTGTTTCACCACACCCAACCTGGCAACAGGAGGAGGCCCAGCAAAGCTCACTCCTGCTCTGTATTGAAGGGGAGTCCCCTCCACAACACCAGGCGAGGCTGGTACCACTGGCGAGGATGAGCTACCAGGAGACCTGCTATCAATACAGCCAGAGGAAGTGCTTCCTTCTCATTCCAAGAGAAAGCAGGGTGGATGTGGGTGAGGGGGATCAGCAAAGCGACCCCATGACTACCAGTGCACCACCCAGGGTCCTCTTTGTCCCTGAGGGCAGGAGACCCACTTCCCCATCCAGAGACAAGGACTCAATGGATTCTTACTGTTCTTTGTACATAGTACAGCAGTGAACAGTAACATACTACTGATAACTGCAATAATATGGAAGAATTGCACAAATATCAGATAGGAGTGAAAAACACAGACATGAAATTCACATTGTATGATTCCCTTTATATAAATTCAAGAAGAGGCAAAtgctatttataatattaaaagtcAAGACAGTGTTTTGGAGAGGAGTCAGGGTAAGTGACGGGTGTACACACAGGGGTGGAACTGCTAGAGCTGGAAACTTTTATTTCATGATCTGACTTGTATCACATGAGTTCATGCACTTTGCAATCGATCTGCATGACCAGATCATATCATACCCGATAAAATTAGATGCAACATTTATTGTGTATTCAAAGTATTTATAGAAGTATGGTTTTccttgaaaacaaaaactgataatgAAAGTACATTAGCAGTATATAACTTTAAACACATTATTAAGTCAATCAATTGAATAATACATAAACTTGAAATTATATAAGataaatacatgtacacacatatagatGTTTACTACAAATGTATTATTCACTGAAAGAAGCTTTTCATAAAATCTTTGAAACATTTATATCTTAccatttcttcttcattatcTATAGAAAGCAGACTAGAATTCTTTGAAGTACAGGCCAGCAAACTCTCTGCCCAAGTTCTTTTTTCCTTGCCAATGTAATAACAACTTTTGGAATATGTAATCCACTCCTCAGGACAATGGCCACAGTGACGTACTAAATAAAGATATGAATTACTATGCAGAACAATATGAatgtttacaaatgaaaattcGTTTACATATTTGCAACAGTATAAACCTGTATGTGCTTAACATATTTATGCATCCTTACCGgcttataaatatatgtttttaataaccGAGTCAgtcatacacacatgcacagacaagGGTTAGCCTCTCATCCCTAATTGTGTTCCCATATAaagcaaaccaacaaacaaaaatacactcTCCACATGTCTTGAACATCACTGATACACAACTGCTTTTTTAGGATagtaaaattattcatttcataTCATCTCATAGCAGTAGGAAACTTCTGTTAATTGGGAGAAAGAGGATAGAATGATTTTAAGTGAATATTTCTACTtattggagaaaaggaaatgctgccTTATAatctttgtttataaatatttatggctGAATTTTGTGGCTTATTTTCTGCAAAAATGCCATTATTCTCTTACATGCCTTAAAACAGacacaaaatataaattgtacTAATATCAGaatgttgaaaataaatatgtacctTTCTGGGTTCTTGTATTCGGGAAAGAATTGTTCTGTTCCAGGACtgtaatagaaaaattaaaatgagttttataaAAACTAATATCTAGATAAACCATAATGAGTTTACTTTCTTACTTTGAAACTTTGTGTGTTATTTAAAATGGGAAcaatctttaataaaattaacttttcctataagaataaatgaatagatctttgaaagaagcatttttaaagactttagtACAAAACTTCACCATCGCTTATAGTATTTGATGAAACcactttcaaaaattaatttgtttttctaaattcttttctCCTATAGCATGCCTTTGAATTATGAAATCAGGAAatacattgtgtgtgtatgtgtgtatatatatataggtagatagatagattacaaacacaaaaaaataaatacatgttctctacaatgattttgttatttgtgtTGTGAAAAGTTCAGAATAACCATATCACTTTTGGGTCCAAATTATACTAATATCtgaacattgaaaataaaaatgtaccttTCTGGGTTCTTGTATTCGGGGAAGAATTGTTCTGCTCCAGAactgtaatataaaaattaacatgatTTTCGTAAAAACTAATATCTAGATAAACCATAATGGGTTTAGTTTCTTACTTTGAAACTttgtatgttatttaaaatggggacaatctttaatgaaattaactttttctataaaaataaatgaagtaatagATCTCTGAAATAAACATTACAATGAGAGTTCTATTCTTCAACAGTATGAAATATTTTGAGGCACTTCCAAGCCTTAAAGTAAAACTTTCCCATCTAATCTTTCAAGAATGTGCTTACAAGGAATAAGAACTATTGTTTTTAACAGAGTGGCCATCAGGACAATGCAAATGATTCCCAGGACCTCAGCAGTGAGCTTCTCTGGAGGTGGCAGTAAACCTgcagggagagaaacagaggcaCTGAGAGAGGGGAGATAGAGAGTTGATTAGGATTCCATACTAGAGAACCCACATGCACAGGGAAACATAATGATAACCTCTGGCCTCTAAATCTACATCTACTCTGGTAATCTTTCTCTCAGAATATACCAGTtcattttcagtaaatatataaTTCCATGAGTGGATTGCAGATTACGGTTGAACAATGCCTGAATAAAATTAGTCTTCTGATGTCATATTAGAATATTAGATCCCAATTATGAACTCTGATTCTCACAAGTGCAAAATATTCCCTAATCTTTCCCCACCCTTCTGCACTCAACTGCACGTCCTGTAACGATAATATTGAAGATCTATTTAATGTGTTACCTTGGCAGTCATATATTTCATCAATCCCTTGATGATTCAGAGAAGGATTTTGAAGGTTTAATTCTACTTGGAATATTTCCTGTTCGGTTCCTGAAATGGAGCTTTTATTGCCTTTAGGTTTCCTTTGTTGCCTCTTTGGATCCTGGGCCAGACTCACTTCTGAGAAGGTTCCtctttgtttattcatctctGCAGCTGTGTGATGTCAGGGACTGTGCTCTATGATAACTGCACTTAAGAAGCTATGAATGGTGTATATTTTGACAGGATCCCTGGCATAGGCAATCTGCATGTGTTGGGGCTGAGCAGTAATGTTTACTTCGCTGTTGACCAATGTAAAATGCTGGTACTAATTTCCTAAAGCTTTAAACAAAAATCTCATGATATAATTGGTAATTTTTTAGAggtataatgtatatgtatacctCTATACCTATATAAGGTATAATGTATGACATAATATTACTAGTGGgaacaataaaaacattaaacttGTGAGAACTAAGAaattcatgaaaaaatatttgtattaaattaAGGTTAGATTCTTCAAAAACACTTAACACCAATAGACTGCATATGTTAAcaattaaaatactgtatttagaAATACACAAATTTTATTATAGCTTTAGGATTCATTGATAGTTAAGGATTGTGTGCCATAAGATGAAATAATTCTGCTAGCATATAGAGTAACTTCTTATACTAAATTTCTAAATTAGGAAATCAGAAAAactattaaagttttaaaaatacatctaatATCTTGTAAAACATTACATTACCCTATGCATAAACTAAATactactgaaaacaaaatatatttttaaattgtttcttttacaCAAGAAATTGGTAATTGATTTAATGATTAAAATAGGAAAACCTAAATGATAAATAAACGTGTGGGCCATCTACGGAAGAACAGTGTCCAATCAAACTTTCAGAAAGCTCCTGTGGTTGTATAAGTCAGTGAGGGTCGCTTTGGTTGTATAAGTAATTGTAATAGTTCAGATAATGTAATTTAATAATCTAGTCAATGAACTTTAGTCAGTGAGACTACAGTTAATTCTAGCTTTGCAAATTATAGTGTGTGACCTTTAGTAAATTACTTAGTGTCTATTAACCTAGTTTACTAATCTACAGTgcgaaaaataatttataaggtATAATGTATGTAAAAAACTAAACACACAAACTGGCACATATTAGCACTGAATACATAATagacattttaactatttttaacacaactgccattttattatttctgattagCCTTACAGTGTGTAAAATAACTCATTAATTAGGCATCTCATGTCAGTGTGGTACATCTTTTTTGCAATATTTGATTCAATTGTTTTAACTCTTCCAATTGTTTATAATTCaggtcagatttgcattttatggAAATGATTTCATccttgcttttattaaaaattaaaactgctttCATTAAATCTAGGTATGAGATTGCGAATTAATGTTTGACATTCATCATTTGATGTAtccatttcaaaaatttatttttaaaggttggtCTAAATGTAAAAAACAGTTAAACCAGTAATGAtgacaaaatccaaaattaatTGTTCATTGTCATGATGGTTATAGGTTTCACTCTGAATTACATTGATTGGCAAACCTGTTATTAGGTATGTATCTACTTGAGTGATTCTCCACAGGCTA from the Macaca thibetana thibetana isolate TM-01 chromosome 11, ASM2454274v1, whole genome shotgun sequence genome contains:
- the LOC126931793 gene encoding NKG2-C type II integral membrane protein isoform X6, with the translated sequence MNKQRGTFSEVSLAQDPKRQQRKPKGNKSSISGTEQEIFQVELNLQNPSLNHQGIDEIYDCQGLLPPPEKLTAEVLGIICIVLMATLLKTIVLIPFLEQNNSSPNTRTQKVRHCGHCPEEWITYSKSCYYIGKEKRTWAESLLACTSKNSSLLSIDNEEEMKFLTSILSSSWIDVFRDSSHHPWVTINGLTFKHEIKESDNAEHNCAMLHVRGLFSDECGSSKIYHCKHKL